The genomic interval CGTGCGGGATCGTGGTGCAGCTGCCGTTTGCCAATACGGCGCTGTATGTGGGGCCGTATTCGAACATCGTCGAAGGGGCTGATTTGTCCTGGCTGATCGGGTTGCTGGTGACGGTGCCGCTGTATTACTGCCTGGCGACGCGCGGGCAGAGTGTTAACAGTGCGCGGGCTGTCAGCGTGAACGACTGATGATCAAAACTGGGGCCGCTGTGCGGCCCCTTCGCGGGGCAAGCCCGCTCCCACAGAGCTGTGAGCTGACCTCAAGGCTGGCGTCCTACCTGTAGGAGCGGGCTTGCCCGCGATGGGCTGCAAAGCAGCCCCAGCTATCTTGAGTCAAACCTTGAACTGGGCAACCATCCCATTCAGGTCCACCGCCAACCGCGACAGGTCCTGCGCCGCCGCACTGGTCTGATTCGCACCCGCCGACGTCTGCATCGCCAGGTCGCGAATATTCACCAGGTTACGGTCTACCTCCCGCGCCACCTGCGCCTGTTCCTCCGACGCACTGGCGATCACCAGGTTGCGCTGGTTGATCGAGGCAATCGCTTCGGCAATCACCTCAAGTGCCTGGCCTGCAGACTGGGCCACTTCCAGTGTGCCCGTGGCACGCCCTTGGCTGCTGTGCATGGCGCTTACCGCGCGCTCGGTGCCGGTCTGGATACCCACGATCATCTGTTCGATTTCTGCCGTGGACTGCTGAGTCCGGTGGGCCAGTGCGCGCACCTCGTCGGCGACTACCGCAAAGCCACGGCCTGCCTCACCGGCCCGTGCTGCCTCGATGGCGGCATTGAGCGCCAACAGGTTGGTCTGCCCGGCGATCGCGCCGATCACATCGAGCACGCGGCTGATCTCGTTGGCATTGTTGGCCAGCAGTTCGATCTCGGCCGAGGTACCGGTGACGTCGTCGACCAGGTGCTGGATCGACGCCAAGGCCTGGTTGACCTGGTCGCGACCGTCGCGGGTGGTGCGGTCGGCGCCTTTGGACGCGTCTGCGGTACTCACCGCGTTGTTCGCCACTTCTTCCACGGCGGCTGTCATCTGGTTGACAGCAGTAGCGGCCTGGTCGATCTCCGCACTTTGCTGGTGCAGGCCGCGGCTGGTGTCCTCCGTGACGGTGTGCAGCTCTTCCGAGGCCGAGGCCAGCTGGTCGGACGATGCGGCAATCTTGCGCAGGGTGTCGCGCAGGCTGTCTTGCATACGGCTCAAGGCGCGCAGCAGTTGCGCCGGTTCGTCGCGGCCGATCACGCGAATTTCGCGGGTCAGGTCGCCGGTGGCCACGCGTTCGGCCACGGCCACCGCGTCGGCCAGGGGCACGACGATGCTGCGGGTCAGCACCGTGGCGATGGCTGCCAGCGCGAGCATGATCA from Pseudomonas kermanshahensis carries:
- a CDS encoding methyl-accepting chemotaxis protein, translating into MQDSLRDTLRKIAASSDQLASASEELHTVTEDTSRGLHQQSAEIDQAATAVNQMTAAVEEVANNAVSTADASKGADRTTRDGRDQVNQALASIQHLVDDVTGTSAEIELLANNANEISRVLDVIGAIAGQTNLLALNAAIEAARAGEAGRGFAVVADEVRALAHRTQQSTAEIEQMIVGIQTGTERAVSAMHSSQGRATGTLEVAQSAGQALEVIAEAIASINQRNLVIASASEEQAQVAREVDRNLVNIRDLAMQTSAGANQTSAAAQDLSRLAVDLNGMVAQFKV